From the Thermococcus guaymasensis DSM 11113 genome, one window contains:
- a CDS encoding DNA-directed DNA polymerase II large subunit yields MGEELYSPEMKAYFESLQREIDRAYEIARKARAQGKDPSLDVEVPQATDMAGRVESLVGPPGVAERIRELVKEYGKELAALKVVDEIIEGKFGDLGSKEKYAEQAVRTALAILTEGIVSAPLEGIADVKIKRNEWADNSEYLALYYAGPIRSSGGTAQALSVLVGDYVRKKLGLDRFKPSQEHIERMVEEVDLYHRAVTRLQYHPEADEVRLAMRNIPIEITGEETDKVEVSHRNVPGVETNHLRGGAILVLAEGVLQKAKKLVKYIDKMGVEGWDWIKEFVEAKEKGKSTEEPKADKSKAEASGAKEEVAEKVEKGFYYELYEKFRSNIAPNKKYTKEIIGGRPLFAEPSENGGFRLRYGRSRVSGFATWSVNPATMLILDEFIAIGTQMKTERPGKGCIVTPATTVEGPIVKLKDGSVVRVDDYETALNVKNEIEEILYVGDALVNFGDFVENNQTLLPANYVEEWWVQELAKAIEELYEVELKPFSDNPRETIEEAAEYLEIDPDFLESLLKDPLRVRPSVELAIHLSKVLDIPFHPYYTLYWNTLKPEEVEELQRALLSAQIEWDEFRKLKFARKVVLDNDPRIKRYLELLGLPHRLERTEDRRKVIVVDYPWSSALLTPLGNLEWEFRAKPFHTVIDIINENNPIKLRDRGISWIGARMGRPEKAKERKMKPPVQVLFPIGLAGGQSRDIKKAAEEGKTAKVEIAFFKCPKCGHVGPEHLCPVCGTRKELLWHCPKCNVDYPESEAEEFDFRCPRCDVELRPYAEREIKPSELLRKAMENVKVYGIDRLKGVKGMTSGYKMAEPLEKGLLRVKNDVYVFKDGTIRFDATDAPITHFKPKEIGVSVEKLRELGYTHDFEGKPLERDDQIVELKVQDIILSYEAGKYLLKVARFIDDLLEKFYGLPRFYNAEKMEDLIGHLVIGLAPHTSAGIIGRIIGFSDVLVGYAHPYYHAAKRRNCDGDEDSVMLLMDALLNFSRYYLPEKRGGKMDAPLVVTTRLDPREVDSEVHNMDVVRYYPLEFYKATYEMKSPKEVKFIERVEDRLGKPEMYEGIKFTHDTDDIGLGPKMSLYKQLGDMVEKVERQLALAERIRAVDEHHVAETILNSHLIPDLRGNLRSFTRQEFRCVKCNTKYRRPPLTGRCPKCGGKIVLTVSKGAVEKYLPTAKMLVTRYNVKDYTRQRICLTEKDIKTLFETVLPEKQRTLLGFSADVCERMIKERTGTSNGKNGYLDGFNGKNGTTKKSGISAGKKEKPVRAGKKPSESLAKDVKKEKAKAKKKRKGISLDKFFGP; encoded by the coding sequence ATGGGAGAGGAGCTATACTCACCCGAGATGAAGGCTTACTTTGAATCACTCCAGAGGGAGATAGACAGGGCCTATGAGATAGCGAGAAAGGCCCGCGCCCAGGGGAAAGACCCAAGCCTCGACGTTGAAGTTCCCCAGGCAACCGACATGGCCGGCCGTGTGGAGAGCCTCGTCGGTCCTCCTGGAGTCGCCGAGAGGATTAGAGAGCTCGTCAAGGAGTACGGCAAGGAGCTGGCAGCTCTCAAGGTAGTTGATGAAATCATCGAGGGGAAGTTCGGTGACCTGGGTAGCAAGGAGAAGTACGCCGAGCAAGCGGTTAGAACTGCTCTGGCAATCCTCACGGAGGGTATAGTCTCCGCACCCCTGGAGGGTATCGCTGACGTTAAAATCAAGCGCAACGAGTGGGCCGATAACAGCGAGTACCTAGCGCTCTACTACGCCGGTCCCATCAGGAGTTCCGGTGGAACTGCCCAGGCACTGAGTGTCCTCGTCGGCGACTACGTGAGGAAAAAGCTCGGCCTCGACCGCTTCAAGCCGAGCCAGGAGCACATTGAGAGGATGGTCGAGGAGGTAGACCTCTACCACCGCGCGGTTACGCGCCTGCAGTATCACCCCGAGGCCGATGAGGTAAGGCTCGCGATGAGAAACATTCCCATCGAGATAACCGGTGAAGAGACGGATAAAGTCGAGGTCTCCCACAGGAACGTTCCCGGCGTTGAGACGAACCACCTCCGCGGTGGTGCTATTCTCGTTTTGGCTGAAGGTGTCCTCCAGAAGGCGAAAAAGCTCGTTAAGTACATAGACAAGATGGGTGTGGAAGGCTGGGACTGGATAAAGGAGTTTGTCGAGGCCAAGGAGAAGGGCAAAAGCACTGAGGAGCCCAAAGCCGACAAATCCAAGGCCGAAGCTTCCGGGGCGAAGGAGGAAGTTGCCGAGAAGGTCGAGAAGGGCTTCTACTACGAGCTCTACGAGAAATTTAGGTCCAATATTGCCCCAAACAAGAAGTACACCAAGGAAATAATAGGTGGCAGGCCCCTCTTCGCCGAACCCTCAGAGAACGGTGGCTTCCGCCTGCGCTACGGCCGTTCCCGCGTCAGCGGCTTCGCGACGTGGAGCGTTAACCCGGCCACCATGCTAATCCTCGACGAGTTCATAGCCATCGGGACGCAGATGAAGACCGAGAGGCCCGGAAAGGGCTGTATCGTGACGCCGGCTACCACTGTAGAGGGCCCGATAGTGAAGCTCAAGGACGGGAGCGTCGTCCGCGTTGACGACTACGAGACGGCTCTAAATGTCAAAAACGAGATTGAGGAGATTCTCTACGTTGGAGACGCTTTGGTCAACTTCGGCGACTTCGTCGAGAACAACCAGACTCTTTTGCCAGCCAACTACGTCGAGGAATGGTGGGTTCAGGAGCTGGCCAAGGCAATCGAGGAGCTCTACGAGGTCGAGCTCAAGCCGTTCTCCGACAACCCGCGCGAGACAATAGAAGAGGCCGCTGAGTACCTCGAAATAGACCCCGATTTCCTTGAGAGCCTTTTGAAGGACCCGCTCAGGGTCAGGCCGAGCGTTGAGCTGGCGATACACCTCTCAAAGGTTCTGGATATTCCCTTCCACCCCTACTACACCCTCTACTGGAACACGTTAAAGCCAGAGGAAGTGGAGGAACTCCAGAGGGCCCTCCTCAGCGCCCAGATAGAGTGGGACGAGTTCAGGAAGCTGAAGTTCGCGAGGAAGGTCGTTCTTGACAACGACCCCAGAATCAAGCGCTACCTTGAGCTTCTCGGCCTGCCCCACAGGCTCGAAAGGACAGAGGACAGGAGAAAGGTCATCGTCGTTGACTACCCCTGGAGCTCTGCGCTCTTAACTCCCCTCGGCAACCTCGAGTGGGAGTTCAGGGCAAAGCCGTTCCACACCGTCATAGACATCATCAACGAGAACAACCCGATAAAGCTCAGGGACAGGGGAATAAGCTGGATAGGCGCGAGGATGGGCAGGCCCGAGAAGGCCAAGGAGAGGAAGATGAAGCCACCTGTCCAGGTGCTCTTCCCGATAGGTTTGGCCGGAGGCCAGAGCAGGGACATAAAGAAGGCCGCGGAGGAAGGAAAAACAGCTAAGGTCGAGATAGCCTTCTTCAAGTGCCCGAAGTGCGGACACGTTGGCCCCGAGCACCTCTGCCCCGTCTGCGGGACGAGGAAGGAGCTCCTCTGGCACTGCCCGAAGTGCAACGTTGACTACCCCGAGAGCGAGGCGGAGGAGTTCGATTTCCGCTGTCCGCGCTGTGACGTCGAGCTGAGGCCCTACGCGGAGCGGGAGATAAAGCCCTCCGAACTGCTCAGAAAGGCGATGGAGAACGTCAAGGTCTACGGCATCGACAGGCTCAAGGGCGTCAAGGGTATGACCTCCGGTTACAAGATGGCCGAGCCCCTCGAAAAGGGCCTCCTGAGGGTTAAGAACGATGTTTACGTTTTCAAGGACGGCACAATCCGCTTCGACGCCACCGATGCGCCGATAACCCACTTCAAGCCGAAGGAGATAGGGGTCAGCGTTGAAAAGCTTCGCGAACTCGGGTATACGCATGACTTCGAGGGCAAGCCCCTCGAAAGGGACGACCAGATAGTCGAGCTGAAAGTCCAGGACATAATCCTGTCCTACGAGGCGGGTAAATACCTCCTCAAGGTCGCGCGCTTCATTGACGACCTGCTTGAGAAGTTCTACGGCCTGCCGAGGTTCTACAACGCGGAGAAGATGGAAGATTTGATCGGCCACCTCGTCATCGGCCTTGCTCCACACACTTCAGCTGGAATCATCGGCAGAATAATCGGCTTCTCGGACGTTCTCGTGGGCTATGCGCACCCGTATTACCATGCCGCTAAAAGACGCAACTGCGACGGGGATGAGGATAGTGTAATGTTACTTATGGATGCATTATTGAACTTTTCCCGTTACTATTTGCCCGAAAAACGCGGCGGTAAGATGGACGCCCCGCTGGTCGTTACGACAAGGCTTGACCCGCGCGAGGTTGACAGCGAGGTCCACAACATGGACGTAGTCCGCTATTATCCGCTGGAATTTTACAAAGCCACCTACGAGATGAAGTCCCCGAAGGAGGTTAAGTTCATCGAGCGCGTTGAAGACCGTCTCGGAAAGCCCGAGATGTACGAGGGCATAAAGTTCACCCACGATACGGACGACATCGGCCTCGGCCCGAAGATGAGCCTGTACAAACAGCTCGGTGACATGGTCGAGAAGGTGGAGCGCCAGTTGGCCCTGGCAGAGCGCATAAGGGCTGTTGACGAGCACCACGTTGCGGAAACCATACTCAACTCCCACCTGATTCCCGACCTGAGGGGCAACCTGAGGAGCTTCACGAGGCAGGAGTTCCGCTGTGTGAAGTGCAACACCAAATACAGAAGGCCCCCGCTCACCGGGCGCTGTCCGAAGTGCGGCGGCAAGATAGTCCTGACGGTGAGCAAGGGTGCGGTTGAAAAGTACCTCCCGACGGCTAAGATGCTGGTCACAAGATACAACGTCAAGGACTACACGAGGCAGAGGATTTGCCTGACGGAGAAGGACATAAAGACGCTCTTTGAGACCGTTTTGCCGGAAAAGCAGAGAACTCTGCTCGGCTTCTCGGCGGACGTCTGCGAGAGGATGATTAAGGAGCGCACGGGCACGTCCAACGGCAAGAACGGCTACCTCGATGGCTTTAATGGAAAGAATGGGACGACGAAGAAGTCCGGTATAAGCGCTGGGAAGAAAGAGAAACCTGTCCGGGCCGGGAAAAAGCCCTCTGAAAGTCTTGCGAAGGACGTCAAGAAAGAGAAGGCGAAGGCCAAGAAGAAGAGAAAGGGTATAAGTCTCGACAAGTTTTTCGGCCCTTAA
- a CDS encoding DNA-directed DNA polymerase II small subunit translates to MLVEDLMENNYLITPSAYYLLEPYYKRDFTLAELIKFAKAKGSFVITSSIAQEFLESKGLLVTTAGSDSVEVSEMGEGESSISTGDAGVEVPLEPSIPENASENEVFSEGESLISTGTSEDESLFEPPSELAESDGTGASADSFPVEIGEVAEDTGSENTGLQVDLESNSEINGEPEETGVEENGNGIKPKVVYGDYGVPIAYVEEEVPEVEKSYSVYEDVVITPNPEFHYRAAEMPAESEVVFDVKNVKFSPPKASNAAGKEGEFLVEAYRLYFRSRLKKMRRIFRENPEIGGIIDIGKLSYVQPGSEVTVVGLLTDKRETNKGYVLELEDATGRIKVFINRDREDAKLVMSIMHDSAVAVSGKYSGRGMIFADHLYLPDVPKVRPPKPPLKEKVYAVLLSDIHVGSNKFCEKAFEKFLEWLNGNVENETHAELVSRIKYLIIAGDAVDGVGIYPGQYEELAIPDIFDQYEALANLLRNVPKHIHIFIGPGNHDAARTALPQPGFYEEYARPIYRLKNVTVISNPAVVRLHGRDFLIAHGRGIEDVVTEIPNRSHHRPAEAMVELLRLRHLAPTFGEKVPIAPDPEDLLVIESVPDLFQAGHVHVMQYKIYNGVFVINTGTWQAQTEFQKMVNIVPTPARVPIIDVETARLRAVINFEQFCEGV, encoded by the coding sequence ATGCTCGTTGAGGATCTAATGGAGAATAATTACCTTATAACGCCCTCCGCTTATTACCTTCTTGAGCCCTACTACAAACGGGACTTTACACTGGCCGAGCTGATAAAATTCGCTAAGGCCAAGGGCTCTTTTGTCATTACATCTTCAATAGCCCAAGAGTTCCTGGAGTCCAAAGGCCTTCTTGTAACTACCGCTGGTTCTGATTCAGTTGAAGTCTCGGAGATGGGAGAGGGAGAAAGTTCAATTTCCACTGGAGATGCGGGCGTAGAAGTGCCCTTAGAACCTTCCATTCCCGAAAATGCCTCCGAAAATGAGGTGTTTTCTGAGGGGGAGAGTTTGATTTCCACTGGAACCAGTGAGGATGAATCCCTTTTTGAACCCCCATCAGAACTTGCGGAATCCGATGGGACTGGGGCTTCTGCGGACTCTTTTCCAGTGGAAATAGGTGAGGTTGCCGAAGACACTGGCTCAGAAAACACTGGTCTTCAGGTGGATCTGGAGTCGAATAGCGAGATTAATGGTGAACCCGAAGAAACTGGAGTGGAAGAAAATGGAAATGGGATCAAACCAAAAGTAGTCTATGGCGATTATGGAGTCCCAATAGCCTATGTTGAGGAGGAAGTTCCAGAGGTAGAGAAGAGCTATTCTGTTTACGAAGACGTCGTTATTACGCCAAATCCAGAGTTCCACTATCGCGCTGCGGAGATGCCTGCTGAATCAGAGGTCGTGTTCGATGTTAAGAACGTTAAGTTCTCTCCACCGAAGGCTAGCAACGCGGCCGGCAAAGAGGGGGAATTCCTCGTTGAGGCGTACCGCCTCTACTTCCGTTCGCGTCTGAAGAAGATGCGCCGGATTTTCCGGGAAAACCCTGAGATCGGTGGGATAATCGACATCGGAAAGCTCAGCTATGTCCAGCCAGGCTCCGAAGTAACGGTCGTCGGCTTGCTTACCGATAAGAGGGAGACAAATAAAGGTTACGTTCTTGAGCTCGAGGACGCGACGGGCAGAATCAAGGTTTTCATAAATCGTGACAGGGAGGATGCTAAGCTCGTCATGAGCATTATGCACGACTCGGCCGTTGCGGTTTCTGGCAAATACTCTGGAAGGGGCATGATATTCGCTGACCACCTCTACCTACCTGATGTACCTAAGGTTCGTCCTCCCAAACCACCCCTCAAAGAGAAGGTTTACGCAGTCCTTCTAAGCGACATCCACGTGGGCTCTAACAAGTTCTGCGAGAAGGCCTTTGAGAAGTTCCTTGAGTGGCTCAACGGCAACGTAGAAAATGAAACCCACGCCGAGCTTGTCAGCAGGATTAAATACCTGATCATAGCGGGTGACGCAGTTGACGGTGTTGGTATTTACCCTGGCCAGTACGAGGAGCTCGCTATCCCTGACATTTTTGACCAGTACGAGGCCCTTGCAAACCTGCTCCGGAATGTTCCGAAGCACATTCACATCTTTATTGGCCCTGGAAACCACGACGCCGCGAGGACTGCCCTTCCGCAGCCCGGCTTTTATGAAGAGTACGCCCGCCCGATATACCGCCTTAAAAACGTCACTGTAATCAGCAACCCTGCGGTCGTGAGGCTCCACGGCAGGGACTTCCTCATAGCACACGGCAGGGGAATCGAGGATGTCGTCACAGAAATCCCCAACAGAAGCCACCACCGCCCCGCCGAGGCAATGGTCGAGCTCTTGAGACTGAGACATCTTGCGCCCACGTTTGGCGAAAAAGTTCCTATTGCACCGGATCCTGAAGACTTGCTCGTCATTGAGAGTGTTCCAGATCTCTTCCAGGCCGGCCACGTCCACGTTATGCAGTACAAGATCTACAACGGCGTCTTCGTCATAAACACCGGCACCTGGCAGGCCCAGACCGAGTTCCAGAAGATGGTCAACATCGTCCCCACTCCCGCGCGCGTGCCGATAATAGACGTTGAGACTGCCCGCCTACGTGCGGTTATAAACTTCGAGCAGTTCTGCGAGGGGGTTTGA
- a CDS encoding ORC1-type DNA replication protein: protein MDDYLGSIFEKYLHAKKIFKNKEVLRHSYTPKELPHRKEQIEELAHILVPVLRGETPSNVFVYGKTGTGKTVTIKFVTEELKKISEKYNVPVEVIYINCEIVDTQYRVLANIVNHFKEESGIEVPLVGWPTDEVYARLKEVVDSRERFVIIVLDEIDKLVKKSGDDILYSLTRINTELSRAKVSIIGISNDLKFKEYLDARVLSSLSEEEVVFPPYDATQLRDILMQRAKDAFNEGVLDDAVVPLCAALAAREHGDARRALDLLRVAGEIAEREGASKVTERHVWLAQEKIEQDTMEEVIKTLPLHSKVLLHAIVLLDENGELPANTGDVYSIYKSLCDYIDLDPLTQRRISDLINELDMLGVINAKVVSKGRYGRTKEIRLNVTPHKVKKVFSQDDQLRPLLTLNLSRQRRLI from the coding sequence ATGGACGACTATCTGGGCTCAATATTCGAGAAGTACCTCCACGCCAAAAAGATATTCAAAAACAAAGAGGTGCTTAGGCATAGTTACACCCCGAAGGAGCTACCCCACCGAAAAGAGCAGATAGAAGAGCTCGCCCATATCCTCGTCCCTGTTTTGCGCGGTGAAACACCCTCCAATGTTTTCGTGTATGGTAAGACAGGAACCGGAAAGACTGTTACCATCAAGTTCGTTACGGAGGAGCTCAAGAAAATCTCCGAGAAGTATAACGTTCCCGTTGAGGTCATATACATCAACTGTGAGATAGTTGACACGCAGTACCGCGTTCTTGCAAACATAGTCAATCATTTCAAAGAGGAGAGCGGTATTGAGGTTCCTCTGGTAGGCTGGCCCACTGACGAGGTCTATGCCCGGCTTAAGGAGGTAGTTGATTCAAGGGAGCGCTTCGTGATCATAGTCCTCGACGAAATTGATAAGCTCGTGAAGAAGAGTGGAGATGACATTCTCTATTCCCTCACGAGAATTAACACCGAGCTTTCAAGGGCCAAAGTGAGCATCATTGGGATATCCAACGACCTCAAGTTCAAAGAGTACCTTGATGCCCGTGTTCTGTCAAGTCTGAGTGAGGAAGAAGTTGTCTTCCCGCCATACGACGCTACCCAGCTCAGGGACATCCTTATGCAGCGTGCGAAGGACGCTTTCAATGAGGGAGTCCTCGATGATGCCGTTGTTCCCCTCTGTGCTGCCCTCGCTGCAAGAGAGCACGGTGATGCGAGGAGGGCGCTGGATCTTCTTAGGGTGGCCGGTGAAATAGCCGAACGTGAGGGTGCAAGCAAGGTAACCGAGCGGCACGTATGGCTTGCGCAGGAGAAAATAGAGCAGGACACCATGGAAGAAGTCATAAAGACTCTACCTCTCCATTCAAAGGTCCTTCTGCACGCGATAGTGCTCCTCGACGAGAACGGTGAACTGCCTGCAAACACAGGGGACGTATATTCCATTTACAAGTCCCTCTGTGATTACATCGACCTTGACCCGCTCACCCAGCGCAGGATAAGTGATCTGATAAACGAGCTCGATATGCTCGGTGTGATTAACGCCAAAGTCGTGAGCAAGGGCCGCTACGGCAGAACGAAGGAAATTCGCCTTAATGTGACGCCTCACAAAGTCAAGAAAGTTTTCAGTCAGGATGATCAGCTCAGGCCTCTACTTACCCTTAACCTCTCCCGCCAGAGGAGGTTGATCTGA
- a CDS encoding potassium channel family protein, which produces MIPVTVVRRLLRVRVKVSRNRLIQIALAVLLLAIAFATAFAYFEGVDFFTAFYWAIITMATIGYGDVTPSTEGGRIIAMVASVAGISTFTALISLLAENFISSSIRRMMGMHRVSYSNHYLVIGQGSSVSTCVNELMSAIERGELKLAPIVVLFPSEEERKKVELPEEIEVLIGDPTNRETLERARVDRASHVILALEDDSKAVFVTLMVKRMSNAKVLVEVLSEDSVELLKGAGADRVIVSRSLAGRLLASSVFEPEVVDVIDDITSSVKGYDVTVMDGKEFWGRPYIAALRELKEERNLFLLGYYLGAPVLNPPLDEPIPEGARLIVLRGSVSTGKL; this is translated from the coding sequence ATGATACCGGTCACCGTCGTGAGGCGACTGCTCCGCGTGAGGGTCAAGGTGAGCAGAAACCGGCTAATCCAGATAGCTCTCGCGGTCCTGCTCCTGGCAATCGCGTTTGCGACGGCTTTTGCTTACTTTGAGGGCGTTGACTTTTTCACTGCCTTCTACTGGGCGATTATTACAATGGCCACGATAGGCTACGGCGACGTCACTCCTTCAACTGAGGGAGGAAGAATCATTGCTATGGTAGCTTCAGTCGCCGGTATATCCACTTTTACTGCCCTCATTTCTCTTTTGGCTGAGAACTTTATCTCTTCATCCATCAGGAGGATGATGGGCATGCACCGTGTTAGCTACTCCAATCATTATCTGGTAATTGGCCAAGGAAGTAGCGTTTCAACCTGCGTTAACGAACTTATGAGCGCAATTGAGCGCGGTGAGCTAAAACTCGCCCCGATAGTGGTCCTCTTTCCCAGCGAGGAGGAGCGCAAGAAGGTTGAGCTTCCAGAGGAAATAGAGGTCCTCATTGGCGACCCCACCAACAGAGAGACCCTCGAAAGGGCCCGGGTTGACAGGGCTTCTCACGTAATCTTGGCCCTTGAAGACGACTCCAAAGCCGTCTTCGTGACCCTTATGGTGAAGAGGATGTCGAATGCAAAGGTTCTCGTCGAGGTTCTGAGCGAGGACAGTGTTGAGCTGCTCAAAGGGGCCGGTGCCGATAGGGTCATAGTGAGCAGAAGCTTGGCTGGAAGGCTTCTCGCGAGTTCAGTCTTCGAGCCGGAGGTGGTCGACGTCATAGACGACATAACGAGCTCGGTTAAGGGCTACGACGTCACAGTGATGGATGGGAAGGAGTTCTGGGGCAGGCCCTACATAGCGGCCCTCCGAGAGCTCAAAGAGGAAAGAAACCTCTTTCTCCTTGGCTACTACCTTGGTGCTCCGGTTCTCAATCCCCCACTCGACGAGCCGATTCCCGAGGGTGCCAGGCTGATAGTTTTGAGGGGCTCTGTTTCCACTGGAAAACTCTAA
- the radA gene encoding DNA repair and recombination protein RadA has protein sequence MAKKKVEEEVKELEEFEELEIAESSPLSSSKKKKGKEIKTLEDLPGVGPATAEKLREAGYDTIEAIAVASPLELKEIAGISEGAALKIIQAAREAANIGTFMRADEYMEKRRTIGKISTGSKALDKLLGGGIETQAITEVFGEFGSGKTQLAHTLAVMVQKPPEEGGLGGSIIWIDTENTFRPERIRQIAEARGLDPDEVLKNIYVARAFNSNHQMLLVERAEEIIKEKASTDRPVKLLVVDSLMAHFRSEYVGRGSLAERQQKLAKHLADLHRLADLYDIAVFVTNQVQAKPDAFFGDPTRPVGGHILAHSATLRVYLRKGKAGKRVARLIDSPHLPEGEAVFRITEKGVED, from the coding sequence ATGGCGAAGAAGAAAGTTGAAGAGGAAGTTAAAGAGCTTGAGGAGTTCGAGGAGCTTGAAATAGCCGAAAGCTCACCGTTATCGTCTTCAAAGAAGAAAAAAGGGAAGGAAATCAAAACTCTGGAGGATCTGCCAGGCGTTGGCCCTGCCACCGCTGAAAAACTTCGCGAGGCCGGTTATGACACGATCGAAGCAATTGCCGTTGCTTCCCCCCTCGAGCTCAAGGAGATAGCTGGAATAAGCGAGGGCGCCGCGCTCAAGATAATCCAGGCCGCAAGGGAAGCTGCCAACATCGGAACCTTCATGCGCGCCGACGAGTATATGGAGAAGAGGAGGACCATAGGCAAGATTTCCACTGGAAGCAAAGCCCTCGACAAGCTCCTCGGTGGTGGAATAGAGACCCAGGCCATAACCGAGGTCTTTGGAGAGTTCGGAAGCGGAAAGACGCAGCTCGCCCACACCCTCGCGGTCATGGTCCAGAAACCGCCCGAGGAAGGCGGACTCGGCGGCTCCATTATCTGGATCGACACGGAGAACACCTTCAGGCCCGAGAGGATAAGGCAGATAGCGGAGGCGAGGGGCCTCGATCCCGACGAGGTCCTCAAGAACATCTACGTGGCAAGGGCTTTCAACAGCAACCACCAGATGCTCCTCGTTGAGAGAGCCGAGGAGATAATCAAGGAGAAGGCCTCAACCGACAGACCGGTCAAGCTCCTCGTCGTTGACTCGCTCATGGCCCACTTCAGGAGCGAGTACGTCGGCAGGGGTTCCTTGGCCGAGAGACAGCAGAAGCTTGCCAAACACCTCGCAGACCTGCACCGCCTGGCGGACCTCTACGACATCGCGGTGTTCGTGACGAACCAGGTGCAGGCGAAGCCCGATGCCTTCTTCGGCGACCCGACGAGGCCCGTCGGTGGTCATATACTCGCTCATTCCGCAACGCTCAGGGTCTACCTCAGGAAGGGCAAGGCAGGCAAGCGCGTCGCCAGGCTCATAGACAGCCCGCACCTTCCGGAGGGAGAGGCCGTCTTCAGGATCACCGAGAAGGGAGTTGAGGACTAA
- the nucS gene encoding endonuclease NucS, with protein sequence MPKVELRENPSPEEIKLLVDSAVSSEGILTIFARCRVHYDGRAKSELGPGDRVIIVKPDGSFLIHQKEKREPVNWQPPGSVVRLELREKPVLVSVRRKPRETLEVELEEVYLITVFHAEDYEELALTGSEAEMAELIFENPEVIEFGFKPLYREKPIKHGIVDVLGVDREGNIVVLELKRRRADLHAVSQLKRYVETLREEHENVRGILVAPSLTSGAKKLLEKEGLEFRKLEPPKRDRKSRGKQLKLF encoded by the coding sequence ATGCCCAAGGTCGAGCTCAGGGAGAACCCGTCTCCAGAGGAAATAAAGCTCCTCGTGGATTCTGCCGTATCCTCAGAGGGGATACTGACGATATTCGCCCGCTGTCGGGTTCACTACGACGGTAGAGCAAAGAGTGAACTCGGCCCCGGCGACAGGGTGATAATTGTCAAGCCCGACGGTTCTTTCCTCATACACCAGAAGGAGAAGCGCGAGCCCGTCAACTGGCAGCCGCCGGGGAGCGTCGTCAGGCTGGAGCTCCGCGAAAAGCCCGTTCTCGTCTCGGTCAGAAGGAAGCCGAGGGAAACCCTTGAGGTCGAGCTTGAGGAAGTTTACTTAATCACGGTCTTCCACGCCGAGGACTACGAGGAGCTCGCTTTAACTGGCAGCGAGGCGGAGATGGCCGAGCTCATCTTCGAGAATCCCGAGGTAATAGAGTTCGGCTTCAAGCCCCTTTACCGCGAGAAACCGATCAAGCACGGCATCGTTGATGTTTTGGGCGTTGATAGGGAAGGAAACATCGTCGTTCTGGAGCTGAAGCGTAGGCGGGCCGATTTACACGCGGTCAGCCAGCTCAAGCGCTATGTTGAGACGCTCCGCGAGGAGCACGAGAACGTCAGGGGAATCCTCGTTGCCCCTTCGCTCACATCTGGCGCCAAAAAACTGCTCGAAAAAGAGGGCCTGGAGTTCAGGAAGCTCGAACCGCCGAAAAGGGACAGGAAATCGAGGGGGAAACAGCTCAAGCTGTTTTAG
- a CDS encoding DUF473 domain-containing protein, translated as MEAVILAGIAKRVLDELLKNPYRTIELRSARNVLAVEKAMDEALRLFLTYEPFEDVSTGTEGLLADLVEAKQLETRIPWEESDEREITVCRAKVKLVGLGRVVEVERSERILVAKVRELLPHEMSMG; from the coding sequence ATGGAGGCGGTAATCCTTGCCGGAATCGCAAAACGCGTCTTGGACGAACTCCTAAAGAACCCCTACAGGACGATAGAGCTCAGGAGCGCGAGGAACGTTCTAGCGGTGGAAAAGGCGATGGACGAGGCCCTCAGGCTGTTCCTGACGTACGAGCCCTTTGAGGACGTCTCCACAGGAACGGAAGGCCTCCTCGCAGACCTCGTGGAGGCAAAGCAGCTTGAAACAAGGATCCCATGGGAGGAGAGCGACGAGCGTGAGATAACAGTCTGTAGGGCAAAGGTGAAGCTGGTCGGCCTCGGAAGGGTCGTCGAGGTCGAGAGAAGTGAAAGAATCCTTGTCGCAAAGGTGAGGGAACTGCTCCCGCACGAGATGAGCATGGGCTAA